The Daucus carota subsp. sativus chromosome 7, DH1 v3.0, whole genome shotgun sequence genome window below encodes:
- the LOC108195581 gene encoding uncharacterized protein LOC108195581, whose product MGNCQAAEAAAVVIQHPNNKVQRIYSSVSAHQVMSSNPGHYVALVMSSSTVFTENGTPVKQLKILRPHDTLLIGKVYRLVSFQDVFKELASKKCVKLEKLLKERGMELLRKGLLPPTTSNDTSLKKAEEKQGGGTGSKRRVINGRNHQGNGTGQWKPALQSIAELGVSSA is encoded by the exons ATGGGGAACTGTCAGGCGGCAGAAGCGGCTGCGGTGGTGATTCAGCACCCGAACAACAAGGTGCAGAGGATTTACTCCTCTGTTTCTGCTCATCAGGTCATGTCTTCGAATCCTGGCCATTATGTCGCCTTGGTTATGAGTTCATCCACCGTGTTCACGGAGAATGGCACGCCTGTAAAGCAGCTCAAGATTCTCCGTCCACACGATACATTGCTAATCGGAAAAGTTTATCGCCTCGTAAGCTTCCAAG ATGTATTTAAAGAGCTGGCATCGAAAAAGTGTGTTAAGCTGGAGAAGCTCTTGAAGGAAAGAGGAATGGAGCTCTTGAGAAAAGGCTTGCTGCCTCCCACTACCAGTAATGACACTTCACTTAAG AAAGCTGAAGAGAAGCAAGGTGGGGGAACAGGAAGCAAGAGGAGAGTGATAAATGGAAGGAATCATCAGGGTAATGGCACAGGACAGTGGAAGCCAGCCTTACAGAGCATTGCAGAGCTTGGAGTTTCAAGCGCTTGA
- the LOC108193315 gene encoding uncharacterized protein LOC108193315: MASPLLLTILLTFFVCSPVATASNSNYSLVVDQIPSLNLSPSLLVDKSPAFKPGTKLACERVDITGLSRLKNIRKFANSVKVNVSYVLPSSRLPIVHICFHRNASLGVGMCPQGPWGKFSKDSWSRTMSPFDHKLLDICIPGSSSVDLKVSIDEDFSYSRIMFLICGSALMTIAWFVSKSLIFYYSSAMAVGVLLVILMILFQGMKLLPTGRKNSLAMFIYASMLGFGAIIFRDVPRLLLHSLFGEAGIGEEYNPLIIFILLFLILFGAWLGFWAVRKLVLADDGSIDKGVANFVAWSIWILGAVMVLQSSVDPLLSAVNLVSGILVSIVLRNTNLYMILLHLYESALEVMLQLYASVSESLFYLYESALELLLRFYEFALDIPIYFRNFFRKGGSRHRRSRNPEAISFRDAYRPTVEQSISDSDPFYSTFHTTPERRKFSKEEWEKFTRETTKTALEGLVSSPDFSRWAVAHADRITLTPTKDSAKQPRRRLPWF; this comes from the exons ATGGCTTCTCCACTGCTTCTCACTATCCTCCTCACCTTCTTCGTCTGCTCCCCTGTTGCCACTGCTTCTAACAGTAACTATTCAttag TTGTTGATCAAATTCCATCATTGAATCTGAGTCCAAGTTTGCTGGTGGACAAATCTCCTGCTTTTAAACCCGGCACCAAACTAGCTTGTGAAAGAGTGGATATTACCGGCTTGTCGAGgctaaaaaatattagaaagttTGCCAATTCGGTGAAGGTGAATGTGTCATATGTATTACCAAGCAGTCGTCTGCCAATTGTTCACATCTGCTTTCACAG GAATGCATCTCTAGGAGTAGGGATGTGCCCTCAGGGTCCGTGGGGAAAATTTTCCAAGGATTCATGGTCTAGAACCATGTCACCCTTCGACCACAAGCTTCTAGATATATGTATTCCAGGATCTTCCTCAGTAGATCTGAAGGTGTCAATTGATGAAG ATTTTAGCTATTCTCGCAtcatgtttttgatatgtgggAGTGCATTAATGACAATAGCTTGGTTCGTGAGTAAGTCGCTAATTTTTTACTACAGTAGCGCAATGGCAGTAGGAGTTCTCCTTGTGATACTGATGATCCTCTTTCAG GGAATGAAATTACTACCAACTGGACGGAAGAATTCTCTTGCAATGTTTATCTACGCGTCTATG TTAGGGTTTGGAGCTATAATATTCCGTGATGTGCCAAGACTATTGTTACATTCATTATTTGGGGAGGCGGGAATCGGTGAAGAGTACAATCCT ttaattatatttatactgCTTTTCCTTATACTGTTTGGAGCTTGGCTGGGCTTTTGGGCGGTTCGCAAACTTGTTCTTGCAGATGATGGGTCAATTGACAAGGGTGTAGCAAATTTTGTTGCCTGGTCCATCTGGATTCTTGGTGCTGTCATGGTTTTGCAG AGTTCTGTGGATCCTCTACTGTCAGCTGTGAATTTAGTTTCTGGAATATTGGTTTCGATCGTCCTGAGGAATACCAACCTATATATGATACTGCTCCACTTGTATGAGTCTGCTCTAGAAGTAATGCTCCAATTGTACGCTTCTGTTTCGGAATCACTGTTTTACTTGTACGAGTCTGCTCTAGAATTACTGCTCCGCTTCTACGAGTTTGCCCTAGATATACCTATTTACTTCAG AAACTTTTTTAGAAAAGGCGGGAGCAGACACAGAAGATCTCGGAATCCAGAAGCAATATCATTTAGAGACGCTTACC GACCTACCGTGGAACAATCAATTTCAGATTCTGATCCATTTTACTCTACTTTCCATACTACACCTGAAAGAAGAAAATTTTCGAAGGAGGAATGGGAGAAGTTCACGAGAGAAACAACAAAAACTGCCTTGGAAGGGCTGGTTTCTTCTCCAGATTTTAGCAGATGGGCTGTTGCTCACGCCGACAGAATCACTTTGACCCCTACCAAGGATTCTGCTAAACAACCAAGAAGACGGCTTCCTTGGTTTTAA
- the LOC108193182 gene encoding uncharacterized protein LOC108193182 yields the protein MAELKLSESRDLTRIERIGAHSHIRGLGLDSALEPRVVSEGMVGQTSARKAAGVIVQMVKDGKIAGRAVLLAGQPGTGKTAIAMGMAKSIGLETPFAMLAGSELFSLEMSKTEALMQAFRKAIGVRIKEDSEVIEGEVVEIQIDRPAVAGVAAKTGKMTLKTTEMETVYDLGAKMIEALSKEKVQSGDVIAIDKASGKITKLGRSFSRSRDYDAMGPQTKFVQCPDGELQKRKEVVHCVTLHEIDVINSRTQGFLALFTGDTGEIRAEVREQIDTKVAEWREEGKAEIVPGVLFIDEVHMLDIECFSFLNRALENDMAPILIVATNRGITTIRGTSYKSPHGIPIDFLDRLLIISTQPYTEEDIRKILDIRIQEEEVEMSEEAKTLLTKIGVSASLRYAIHLITSAALACQKRKGKIVEMEDVSRVYNLFMDVKRSTQYLMEYQSEYMFSELQTSAADDDEAIAMSS from the exons ATGGCGGAGCTAAAGCTTTCAGAGTCACGTGACTTGACCCGAATAGAACGCATTGGGGCCCACTCTCACATCCGCGGCCTCGGCCTCGACTCCGCCCTCGAGCCCCGCGTTGTCTCCGAAGGCATGGTGGGCCAGACCTCCGCCCGTAAAGCCGCCGGCGTTATCGTTCAGATGGTCAAAGACGGCAAGATCGCCGGCAGGGCTGTCCTCCTCGCCGGCCAACCTGGTACTGGAAAAACCGCCATTGCTATGGGAATGGCCAAGTCAATTGGCCTCGAAACCCCTTTCGCGATGTTAGCGGGTAGCGAGCTTTTCTCTCTCGAGATGTCGAAGACTGAAGCGCTTATGCAAGCCTTTCGGAAGGCGATTGGGGTGAGAATTAAGGAGGATTCGGAGGTTATTGAAGGGGAGGTTGTGGAGATTCAGATTGATAGGCCTGCGGTTGCTGGAGTCGCGGCGAAGACGGGGAAAATGACGCTCAAGACTACGGAGATGGAGACGGTTTATGACTTGGGGGCTAAGATGATTGAGGCCTTGTCCAAGGAGAAGGTGCAGAGTGGGGATGTTATTGCTATTGATAAGGCGTCGGGGAAGATTACAAAGCTAGGGAGGTCGTTCTCGAGGTCGAGGGATTATGATGCCATGGGACCACAAACCAAGTTTGTTCAATGTCCTGATGGAGAGTTGCAGAAGCGGAAGGAGGTTGTGCATTGTGTCACGCTTCACGAGATTGATGTTATCAACAGCAG AACACAGGGATTTCTTGCTCTTTTCACTGGTGATACTGGTGAGATCCGGGCTGAAGTCAGGGAACAAATTGACACAAAGGTTGCAGAGTGGAGAGAAGAAGGAAAAGCAGAGATAGTACCAGGTGTTCTTTTCATTGACGAGGTGCACATGCTTGATATAGAGTgcttttcattcttgaatcgtgcTTTAGAGAATGACATGGCACCTATATTGATTGTTGCTACTAATAGAGGGATCACTACGATCCGAGGCACAAGCTACAAGTCCCCTCATGGTATTCCAATTGATTTCCTTGATCGCTTGCTCATAATCTCTACACAGCCATATACAGAAGAAGACATACGCAAAATATTGGATATAAGAATCCAAGAGGAAGAGGTGGAAATGTCTGAAGAAGCAAAGACTTTGTTGACGAAAATTGGTGTCAGCGCCTCCCTGCGATATGCCATCCACCTCATCACTTCTGCTGCATTGGCTTGCCAGAAGCGAAAGGGGAAGATTGTCGAAATGGAGGATGTTAGTAGAGTTTACAATCTATTTATGGATGTCAAGAGATCAACTCAGTACCTGATGGAGTATCAGAGTGAATACATGTTCAGCGAATTGCAAACAAGCGCAGCCGATGATGACGAAGCCATTGCTATGAGTTCTTGA